Proteins encoded within one genomic window of Gallus gallus isolate bGalGal1 chromosome 1, bGalGal1.mat.broiler.GRCg7b, whole genome shotgun sequence:
- the HBE gene encoding hemoglobin subunit epsilon: MVHWSAEEKQLITSVWSKVNVEECGAEALARLLIVYPWTQRFFASFGNLSSPTAIMGNPRVRAHGKKVLSSFGEAVKNLDNIKNTYAKLSELHCDKLHVDPENFRLLGDILIIVLASHFARDFTPACQFAWQKLVNVVAHALARKYH; this comes from the exons ATGGTGCACTGGTCCGCCGAGGAGAAGCAGCTCATCACCAGCGTCTGGAGCAAAGTCAACGTGGAGGAATGCGGTGCCGAAGCCCTGGCCAG gctgctgatCGTCTACCCCTGGACCCAGAGGTTTTTTGCCTCCTTTGGGAACCTCTCCAGCCCCACCGCCATCATGGGCAACCCCAGGGTCCGTGCTCATGGTAAGAAAGTGCTGAGCTCCTTTGGGGAAGCCGTGAAGAACCTGGACAACATCAAGAACACCTACGCCAAGCTGTCGGAGCTGCACTGCGACAAGTTGCACGTGGACCCCGAGAACTTCAGG ctccttgggGACATCCTGATCATCGTCCTGGCCTCCCACTTTGCCAGGGATTTCACTCCTGCCTGCCAATTTGCCTGGCAGAAGCTGGTCAACGTTGTGGCTCATGCTCTGGCCCGCAAGTaccactga
- the HBBA gene encoding hemoglobin subunit beta has product MVHWTAEEKQLITGLWGKVNVAECGAEALARLLIVYPWTQRFFASFGNLSSPTAILGNPMVRAHGKKVLTSFGDAVKNLDNIKNTFSQLSELHCDKLHVDPENFRLLGDILIIVLAAHFSKDFTPECQAAWQKLVRVVAHALARKYH; this is encoded by the exons ATGGTGCACTGGACTGCTGAGGAGAAGCAGCTCATCACCGGCCTCTGGGGCAAGGTCAATGTGGCCGAATGTGGGGCTGAAGCCCTGGCCAG GCTGCTGATCGTCTACCCCTGGACCCAGAGGTTCTTTGCGTCCTTTGGGAACCtctccagccccactgccatccTTGGCAACCCCATGGTCCGCGCCCATGGCAAGAAAGTGCTCACCTCCTTTGGGGATGCTGTGAAGAACCTGGACAACATCAAGAACACCTTCTCCCAACTGTCCGAACTGCATTGTGACAAGCTGCATGTGGACCCCGAGAACTTCAGG CTCCTGGGTGACATCCTCATCATTGTCCTGGCCGCCCACTTCAGCAAGGACTTCACTCCTGAATGCCAGGCTGCCTGGCAGAAGCTGGTCCGCGTGGTGGCCCATGCCCTGGCTCGCAAGTACCACTAA
- the HBE1 gene encoding hemoglobin subunit epsilon 1, with product MVHWTAEEKQLITGLWGKVNVAECGAEALARLLIVYPWTQRFFASFGNLSSATAIIGNPMVRAHGKKVLSSFGEAVKNLDNIKKSFAQLSKLHCDKLHVDPENFRLLGDILIIVLASHFSKDFTPASQAAWQKMVRVVAHALAHEYH from the exons ATGGTGCACTGGACTGCTGAGGAGAAGCAGCTCATCACCGGCCTCTGGGGCAAGGTCAATGTGGCCGAATGTGGGGCCGAAGCCCTGGCCAG GCTGCTGATCGTCTACCCCTGGACCCAGAGGTTCTTTGCGTCCTTTGGGAACCTCTCCAGTGCCACCGCCATCATTGGCAACCCCATGGTCCGCGCCCACGGCAAGAAAGTGCTGAGCTCCTTTGGGGAGGCTGTAAAGAACCTGGACAACATCAAGAAGAGCTTTGCCCAGCTGAGCAAACTGCACTGTGACAAGCTGCACGTGGACCCCGAGAACTTCAGG CTCCTGGGGGACATCCTGATCATCGTCCTGGCCTCCCACTTCAGCAAGGACTTCACTCCCGCCAGCCAGGCTGCCTGGCAGAAGATGGTGCGTGTGGTGGCCCACGCGCTGGCCCACGAGTAccactga
- the HBBR gene encoding hemoglobin subunit rho, which translates to MVHWSAEEKQLITSVWSKVNVEECGAEALARLLIVYPWTQRFFDNFGNLSSPTAIIGNPKVRAHGKKVLSSFGEAVKNLDNIKNTYAKLSELHCEKLHVDPENFRLLGNILIIVLAAHFTKDFTPTCQAVWQKLVSVVAHALAYKYH; encoded by the exons ATGGTGCACTGGTCCGCCGAGGAGAAGCAGCTCATCACCAGCGTCTGGAGCAAAGTCAACGTGGAGGAATGCGGTGCCGAAGCCCTGGCCAG GCTGCTGATCGTCTACCCCTGGACCCAGAGGTTCTTTGATAACTTCGGGAACCTCTCCAGCCCCACCGCCATCATTGGTAACCCCAAGGTCCGTGCTCACGGCAAAAAAGTGCTGAGCTCCTTTGGGGAAGCCGTGAAGAACCTGGACAACATCAAGAACACCTACGCCAAGCTGTCGGAGCTGCACTGCGAGAAGCTGCACGTGGACCCCGAGAACTTCAGG ctcctggggaaCATCCTCATCATCGTGCTGGCCGCGCACTTCACCAAGGACTTCACCCCGACCTGCCAGGCTGTCTGGCAGAAGCTGGTCAGCGTGGTGGCCCATGCCCTGGCCTACAAGTACCACTGA